From the genome of Aquificaceae bacterium:
GTATTGGATGACCCTCCCATAGCTATATCTACCGCAAAGGCGTTGTCAAAGGTCTCTTGTGTTAGCAAGTCTCTCGGTCTTATATCTCTTCTAAGTAGCTCCATTATCTGCCTTGCGGTCTTGCGGGCAAGGAGCTCTCTCCTTGGGTCTACCGCAGGAATAGTGCCATTGCCAGGCAGAGCCAAACCTAAAACCTCTGTAATACAGTTCATGGAGTTTGCGGTAAACATACCAGAGCAACTTCCACAAGTAGGACAAGCATGTTCCTCTATGACCTTTAGCTCTCTTTCTGTGATCTTCCCAGCCTTGAGTTGACCTATGCCTTCAAATACGCTTATGAGGTCTACTTTTTTGCCATTTACCTCTCCCGCCAGCATAGGACCACCGCTTATGAAAATGGCAGGGATGTTTAGTCTTGCAACCGCCATAAGCATACCTGGGACTATCTTGTCACAGTTAGGTATGCATATGAGAGCATCCAGCTGATGAGCTTCCACCACTGTTTCAATGGAGTCCGCTATAAGTTCTCTTGAAGGTAAAGAATAATGCATACCGTAATGCCCCATAGCTATGCCATCATCCACACCTATCACATTAAACTCTATAGGAACACCACCCGCCTTGCGAACCTCTTCCTTTATAGGCTGGACAAACTCTCTCAAATGCACGTGTCCTGGAATTATGTCGATGTAAGAGTTGGCTATGCCAATAAGAGGCTTATCAAAATCCTCATCAGATAGCCCACAGGCTCTGAGAAGTGCCCTATGAGGCGACCTCTCTATTCCCTTCTTAACCTTATCACTTCTAAGCATCCTTTACCTCCTCAAAGTTCAAAATATCCATATACTCCCACTCTCTGTAAGCCATAGCGTATATGTTAGCCTTAGACAATTGCTTGATAAAGTCCTCATTAAAGCTAAGGCTTGCCATAATGAGAATTAACTTCTTTCCCGCAAACTCAGGAAAGTATTGCAAAAACCTCTTGGCTTTCTCTTTAAACTCCTCTATATGCTTTTCCCTTGGAGTAGACTTCACCTCAAGCAAAAACACCTTGTCCTCACACACTGCTACTGCGTCAAACTCCTCGTATATGCCCTTTTGACGATTTGTGTATTCAAGCCTCATAAAGGTTTTCTCTGGTTCACAGCCAAAATATTTCCTTATCACTGGTCTAAAGGCTGGGTAGATTATGTCCTCCACTATTGTTCCCAACTTGTTAGCAAGCTCGCCCCAACGCTTGTTGTTTTCTTGCTTGTATTCTCTTATTTGTCTGTCAGTCTCCTTTCTATATTCCTCTAACCTCTTCTCACCTTCCTCAATCATCCTACTTGCCCAGAGTTTAAAGTCAAGCATTTCCCTCACAAAGAGTTCAAGCATCTTCTCAAGCCTGTCAACCTTCTTCTCAAGTTTCTGCATCCTTTACCTCCTCAAAGTTCAAAATATCCATATACTCCCACTCTCTGTAAGCCATAGCGTATATGTTAGCCTTAGACAATTGCTTGATAAAGTCCTCATTAAAGCTAAGGCTTGCCATAATGAGAATTAACTTCTTTCCCGCAAACTCAGGAAAGTATTGCAAAAACCTCTTGGCTTTCTCTTTAAACTCCTCTATATGCTTTTCCCTTGGAGTAGACTTCACCTCAAGCAAAAACACCTTGTCCTCACACACTGCTACTGCGTCAAACTCCTCGTATATGCCCTTTTGACGATTTGTGTATTCAAGCCTCATAAAGGTTTTCTCTGGTTCACAGCCAAAATATTTCCTTATCACTGGTCTAAAGGCTGGGTAGATTATGTCCTCCACTATTGTTCCCAACTTGTTAGCAAGCTCGCCCCAACGCTTGTTGTTTTCTTGCTTGTATTCTCTTATTTGTTTGTCTGTCTCAGCCCTATATTCTGCTATTTTTCTATCAGTCTCTTCTTTGTATTCTCTTATTTGCCTATCCACTTCCCTTTTGTATTCAGACAGAAACCTTACCACCCATTTTTTGAAGTCAGCCATCTCCTCTATAAAGTATTCAGCGAGCCTTTCAAGCCTTTCAACTCTTTCTTCAAGTTTTTCCATAACTATAGAATATAAGCTAACACTGCGGTTAAAACCACGTTCACTATGGATATGGGTAGCATTATCTTCCAGCCTATTTCAGTTATATCCTTTGCTTGAAACCTTGGCAGTGTCCAGTGTAGCCATAGCACAAAAAAGACAAGAGCAAACATCTTTATGAGAAACCAAAGGTAAGGAGACAAGGGTCCAAAGATATGTGGTCCTGACCATCCACCAAAGAAAAGCACTACAGCTATAGCGGACAGTGCCATAACATTTAAATACCACTCCGCTAATGGAAACACTCCAAACCTCATACCGCCATATTCCACGTTATAACCTGTAACGAGCTCAGCTTCTGCTTCTTGGATGTCAAAGGGAACTCTTCCAGATTCCGCAAGCATACAGAAAAGGTATAGAATAAAGGCAACTGGTTGGTAGACTATAAACCATACACCCCTTTCTATCTGAGCTTGCACTATACCCGTAGTGCTCATAGTGCCAGCGAGGAGAATAACACCAAGCACAGAAAAACCAAGCACTACTTCGTAGCTTATTATCACCGAAGCCTTCCTAAGAGAACCAAGAAAGGCATATTTGGAGTTAGAAGCCCATCCAGAGAATATGGTTCCGTATACCGCCAGAGAACCAAAAGCAAAAACCAAAAGCAAAGCTATGTTCACGTCCGCTATTATGGGTTTTATCTGATAACCAAAAAGGGTAAACTCAGGACCAAAGGGTATGACAGAAAAGAGAAGTAAAGCAGGTGCAAGAGCCATAACTACCGCTAAGTAATACACTGGCTTGTCCGCATTTTGAGGAATAACAGACTCCTTTGTTAAGAGTTTTATGCCGTCCGCCAAGGGTTGCAAAAGCCCAAAGGGACCTACCAATTTTGGACCCATGCGAGCCTGAATATGTCCTGCTAACTTTCTCTCAAACCACGTAAGATATGCACCTACTCCGAGGAAAACACCAAGAACCACGAGAATTTTAATGAGAGTTATCAAAAGAGAAAGCCACAACTCCATCACACTACCTCCAAAATTTCTGAAAATTTCCACTTAACTCCCTTGTAAACTTCCACTTCTTCCTCAAAGGAGTGGACGCTAATCCTTCTTTCTTCGTCCACCACCAAGACAAGCCTTTTAATGAGGTCTACAAAAACCATCCTGCCTACTCCAAAGTTCATATAGTCTCTCAACTTTTCCTCAAAGTATTCCATTGAAGTCTCTTCTGCTATCACCTCTACCACAAGGTCCGGCGGTTCGTGTAAAAAGCCCTTTGGAATGTGGCTTAGCTTTTCCTTTGAATAGAAGGCTATATCGGAAGCCCTCAAGGTCAACGGCTCTTTCTTTATGAGAAGTCCAAGCTCCCCTGCAAGCACATAGCCCTTCTTAGTGTCTTCAAGAGACCTTATTAACCTTTCTGTTATCTTTGCTACCGCCCTTGAGTGCCAACCCCCTGCTGGAGACATTCCCAATAACCTCCCTTCTACCACTTCGTATCTGCCTTCCTTTGGCANNNNNNNNNNNNNNNNNNNNNNNNNNNNNNNNNNNNNNNNNNNNNNNNNNNNNNNNNNNNNNNNNNNNNNNNNNNNNNNNNNNNNNNNNNNNNNNNNNNNGGAGACATTCCCAATAACCTCCCTTCTACCACTTCGTATCTGCCTTCCTTTGGCAGGTATTCCACATCAGCGTATGTTATTACCTCCAAAACCTTCACAAGCCCGCCTCCTCTACGGTTCTTGCAAAGTTTATCTTAACTCCCTTGTAAACTTCCACTTCTTCCTCAAAGGAGTGGACGCTAATCCTTCTTTCTTCGTCCACCACCAAGACAAGCCTTTTAATGAGGTCTACAAAAACCATCCTGCCTACTCCAAAGTTCATATAGTCTCTCAACTTTTCCTCAAAGTATTCCATTGAAGTCTCTTCTGCTATCACCTCTACCACAAGGTCCGGCGGTTCGTGTAAAAAGCCCTTTGGAATGTGGCTTAGCTTTTCCTTTGAATAGAAGGCTATATCGGAAGCCCTCAAGGTCAACGGCTCTTTCTTTATGAGAAGTCCAAGCTCCCCTGCAAGCACATAGCCCTTCTTAGTGTCTTCAAGAGACCTTATTAACCTTTCTGTTATCTTTGCTACCGCCCTTGAGTGCCAACCCCCTGCTGGAGACATTCCCAATAACCTCCCTTCTACCACTTCGTATCTGCCTTCCTTTGGCAAATCCTTTAGGTCTTTGTAGGTAAGTAGGTCTTTGGTAGTCATCTGTCTGTTTCTCCCACCACTGGGTCAAGGCTTCCCAATAGGGCTATGGCATCTGCAATTGTCCCATCCTGTATGAGCTTTGGGAATATGGAAAGGTTATAGAGAGCTCCCGACCTAATCCTTAGTCTGTAAGGCTTTGAGCCTCCTGTGGAGTATATGTAAAAGCCAAGTTCTCCCCTCGGGTTTTCTCCACTGGAGTACACCTCTCCTGGTGGTGCGGATTCTCCGTGCACCACTATACGGAAGTTCTTTACCATGTCCTCAAGGTCCATAAAGACATACTCCTTAGGTGCCATTACCGCTGGATGCTCCTTGTTTACATAAGGTGCGGACTTGGGAAGTTTCTCCAGCTTTGCCACGCACTGCTCTATTATTCTTAGGCTTTGCACCATTTCCTCCATACGCACCAAATACCTGTCGTAGACATCCCCCACCTCACCTACAGGAATATCAAATTCCACCTCATCATAAGCAGCATAGGGTTCAAGTTTCCTTATATCGTAGGGCACTCCAGAACCTCTGGCTACAGGACCAGTAAGACCGTAATTAAATACATCTTCCCTACTTATAACACCAATGTCCTTTGTCCTTCTTAACCATATGCGATTTCTTGTAAGCAGGTTGTGATACTCCTTAAGTCTGTTGGGAAAGTCTTTTATAAAGGCTTTTACCACCTCCAAAGTGCCTTCCGCAAGGTCATAATGGACTCCACCTATTCTCAAGAAGGCAGAGGTTAGCCTGTAGCCAGCGTTTCCTTCTATAATATCCATTATCTTTTCCCTTTCTCTGAAAGCGTATAGGAAAACAGTCAACGCTCCAAGGTCAAGAGCACCAGTGCCGAGCCACAGCAGGTGAGAGTTTATCCTTTGAAGTTCTGCGAACATAGTCCTTATGTAGCGAGCCTTTTCTGGCACTTCCACACCCAGCAGTTTTTCCACAGCGGTCACATAAGAAAGCTCATTGCAGATAGCAGAAATATAGTCCATACGGTCTGTGTAAGGCAGGAATTGGAAGTAGTATAAGTTCTCTGCTATCTTTTCCATTCCTCTGTGGAGCTGTCCAAGAATGATGTCCGACTGGACTACTCTCTCACCATCCAAGTCAAACAAAAACCATATAGTGCCGTGGGTTCCAGGGTGCAGTGGTCCCCAGTTTAGCACAAGCTGTGCCTTTTTTTGAAGTCTTGACTTTTCTGTTCTCTCAAGGTCTTCAAGAGTTGCCACCCTTGTATGCATAAGCTCATAGTCATGGCTTGGTGGCTCTGTCCTCCCTGCGTATAGCTCAGTTAAAGAGGGGAGCTCCACTTCTGGAATACCCTGTAGAGGAAAATCTTTTCTAAGAGGGAAGTATGGATAGCCTTCCCACATAAACATTCTTCTTAGGTTTTCGTGCCCCTCATAAACCACGCCGAACATATCGTATGCTTCTCTCTCTGCCCATTTGGCACAGGGCCAGAGTTTTTCCAAGGAAGGTAGTTTTCCATCTTTTGCCCAAGTCTTAACTATTACCCTTTCATTGGTATCTGGGTTATAGAGTATGTAAATGCCTTGAAACCTTTCTTTTTTATCAGGAAAGTCTATGCACGTATGGTCTATAAAGAGTTTGTAACCTTCCTTTTCCCTTAGATGTTTAAGTAGGTCTATAAGCCTTTCCTGTTTTATATGCAAGTTTGTCGTATGTTTTGTAAACTCTATCTCCACATCCTTAAACTCAAACTTCACTCTTTCCGCTACCGCTCTGTTCATCCAAGGCATCTTTTACCCTCATACAGTTATTTCTCTTGAGATAAAACCTTGACGCTCCATATCCTTTTTAAACTCTTCAAAAGCTTTGTCGTATTTCTTGACGCCTTTTTCTTTTATCTTCTTCTGAAGTTGAAGTATACCATAGAGTAATCCTTGAGGGTGTGGTGGGCAACCGGGTATGTAAACATCCACTGGTATTATTCTATCTACACCTTGTAATGTTGAGTAAGTGGGAAAAGGACCACCTGCGGACGCACAACCTCCCATGGATATACACCACTTAGGGTCTGGCATCTGTTCCCAAAGGAGCTTTAGCATGGGTGCCACCTTGTTAACCACAGTGCCAGCCACTATAAGAAGGTCTGCCTGCCTTGGAGAGGCTCTAAATATAACACCAAGCCTATCAAGGTCAAACCTTGAAGCCGCAGCGTGCATCATCTCTATAGCACAACAGGCAAGTCCTATGGTAAGCGGCCACAAGGCGTTGCGTCTGGCCCAGCTTAGTAGCTCATCCACCGTTGTCAAAACAAAGCCGTTAGAATTAAGCATAGCCATCTCAAACCTCCTTACTTTAAAAGTCTTATTATCTCTAAAATTAAGCCCAAAGCGTCTCTATTAAAGACTGCCACAAGCACTGTGNNNNNNNNNNNNNNNNNNNNNNNNNNNNNNNNNNNNNNNNNNNNNNNNNNNNNNNNNNNNNNNNNNNNNNNNNNNNNNNNNNNNNNNNNNNNNNNNNNNNATCCGCCCTAACCTTTTCTATTTCCGCTCTAACTTCTGCGATATCTGCTTTTGTTGCAAGCTCTTTAGTTAGCTCCTCCTTTATCTCAGCTTTTAAGATAGGTTTTTGTTCCAGTGCCTTCTTTTCTATAGCGTTTAAGGCTTCCTCAATGGCTTTGCCAATCTTCTCTGCTTTTTCCTTTCCAACCTCTTCCTCTATAACCTTGTAAACCTCATAAGGCAAAATAGCCATAGCCTCTTAAAAGATATCCTTTTTGTCTAAAACTGCCACTTGAGAGCCCCCTTCTTCCACTCGTAAGCAAGACCAAGGGTAAGAATAAAGATAAACAGCAATGCCCCCACAAGTCCATAAAGACCTACCTCTTCAAAGACAACTACCCATGGAAAGAGAAAGGCTACCTCAATGTCAAAAAGAATAAGAGAAATACCTAACAAATAATAACCCTGCTTAAAAACTCCTCTTGCCTCTGGGTCATACAGAGGAACACCGCATTCGTAGGGATAGCCTTCCATTTTTTCCTTTGTCTTTGGACCAAGTAGGTCATTGAGAAAACTAAAGGCAAGTCCTATAAACAAGGCGATAAAGAAAAACAGCAAAATGCCTACGTACTCCATGTTTTTATTCTACCATCTTTGCCTTTTTATTGTCAAAAGTTTATGATATTAATCAGGCTACTGGATATAGACCCTCCACAAAGCCTTTCCAAACTTCAGGCATCTTATCAAGCTCTTCTTGTGCTATTTTCCTCACGAGCTCTTCAAGGCTTTTTAGGTCTTTCTTGGTTCTTACGCTCACGTCCAAGACCTGAGGTTCGTTTATGGGTTTTCCTATCTGTGAGACTATATAGCAGTAGGCTTCTTCTACTTCTTCCACCTCTTCTACAACTCTTTGGGCTATGAGGTTTGCAACTCTGTTGTATATCTTGCCTATGTGAGAGATTGGGTTTTTACCTGCTGCTGCCTCAAGGCTCATGGGTCTGTAGGGAGTTATCAGACCATTTACCCTATTGCCACGACCCACCTGACCATCATCTCCTTGCTCTGCGGATGTGCCAGTGACCGTAATGTAAACGGAGTTGTTTTCCCTGCTGTCTGCAGTGTTTATAAAGATATCCACCTCTTTGGATATGAGCGCTTCTACTCTTTCTTTTACCTTTTTGCGTATTTCTTCCTTCTTTTGGAAATAGTCTTGGATGTCCTTTATATACTTACCTACAAAGGCGAGGGCTATAGT
Proteins encoded in this window:
- the nuoH gene encoding NADH-quinone oxidoreductase subunit NuoH; the protein is MELWLSLLITLIKILVVLGVFLGVGAYLTWFERKLAGHIQARMGPKLVGPFGLLQPLADGIKLLTKESVIPQNADKPVYYLAVVMALAPALLLFSVIPFGPEFTLFGYQIKPIIADVNIALLLVFAFGSLAVYGTIFSGWASNSKYAFLGSLRKASVIISYEVVLGFSVLGVILLAGTMSTTGIVQAQIERGVWFIVYQPVAFILYLFCMLAESGRVPFDIQEAEAELVTGYNVEYGGMRFGVFPLAEWYLNVMALSAIAVVLFFGGWSGPHIFGPLSPYLWFLIKMFALVFFVLWLHWTLPRFQAKDITEIGWKIMLPISIVNVVLTAVLAYIL
- a CDS encoding Uma2 family endonuclease, producing the protein PKEGRYEVVEGRLLGMSPAGGWHSRAVAKITERLIRSLEDTKKGYVLAGELGLLIKKEPLTLRASDIAFYSKEKLSHIPKGFLHEPPDLVVEVIAEETSMEYFEEKLRDYMNFGVGRMVFVDLIKRLVLVVDEERRISVHSFEEEVEVYKGVKWKFSEILEVV
- a CDS encoding Uma2 family endonuclease: MTTKDLLTYKDLKDLPKEGRYEVVEGRLLGMSPAGGWHSRAVAKITERLIRSLEDTKKGYVLAGELGLLIKKEPLTLRASDIAFYSKEKLSHIPKGFLHEPPDLVVEVIAEETSMEYFEEKLRDYMNFGVGRMVFVDLIKRLVLVVDEERRISVHSFEEEVEVYKGVKINFARTVEEAGL
- the nuoD gene encoding NADH dehydrogenase (quinone) subunit D, translating into MPWMNRAVAERVKFEFKDVEIEFTKHTTNLHIKQERLIDLLKHLREKEGYKLFIDHTCIDFPDKKERFQGIYILYNPDTNERVIVKTWAKDGKLPSLEKLWPCAKWAEREAYDMFGVVYEGHENLRRMFMWEGYPYFPLRKDFPLQGIPEVELPSLTELYAGRTEPPSHDYELMHTRVATLEDLERTEKSRLQKKAQLVLNWGPLHPGTHGTIWFLFDLDGERVVQSDIILGQLHRGMEKIAENLYYFQFLPYTDRMDYISAICNELSYVTAVEKLLGVEVPEKARYIRTMFAELQRINSHLLWLGTGALDLGALTVFLYAFREREKIMDIIEGNAGYRLTSAFLRIGGVHYDLAEGTLEVVKAFIKDFPNRLKEYHNLLTRNRIWLRRTKDIGVISREDVFNYGLTGPVARGSGVPYDIRKLEPYAAYDEVEFDIPVGEVGDVYDRYLVRMEEMVQSLRIIEQCVAKLEKLPKSAPYVNKEHPAVMAPKEYVFMDLEDMVKNFRIVVHGESAPPGEVYSSGENPRGELGFYIYSTGGSKPYRLRIRSGALYNLSIFPKLIQDGTIADAIALLGSLDPVVGETDR
- a CDS encoding NADH-quinone oxidoreductase subunit B family protein; protein product: MAMLNSNGFVLTTVDELLSWARRNALWPLTIGLACCAIEMMHAAASRFDLDRLGVIFRASPRQADLLIVAGTVVNKVAPMLKLLWEQMPDPKWCISMGGCASAGGPFPTYSTLQGVDRIIPVDVYIPGCPPHPQGLLYGILQLQKKIKEKGVKKYDKAFEEFKKDMERQGFISREITV
- a CDS encoding NADH-quinone oxidoreductase subunit A, whose amino-acid sequence is MEYVGILLFFFIALFIGLAFSFLNDLLGPKTKEKMEGYPYECGVPLYDPEARGVFKQGYYLLGISLILFDIEVAFLFPWVVVFEEVGLYGLVGALLFIFILTLGLAYEWKKGALKWQF